The nucleotide window gagtgttaactcctgatcaggcttatctaatactcatagtaaatgattactcggctaagtgggagaatgtaagattaaatatattttatgttatatttaatctagtagccattataatcatttacattatacggattaaaatatataacaatcctattaaataattttagttggtaattgttgatgggccaaattacccttattaactaattagggtttcctcttgggtgcatatataaggagacttatgtagaggttctagggttagacacataacctaacTAATTCACATAACATCACCATCGGCCTCCTCTCCAAAACCGAACTTCCTTATTCGgttttcatcatcaccatcattagattgcaccctaaggaggaaccagatcaatctgacaatcatgtcaaacactgttgctgcgtctccatctggattctctgctggcctgtactgctgcaatcatgtatgttattcatgttttccattatgcctaaaacagaactgatcaacataaAAATTATAGATCTTAgaaaaagtaaatataataaaatgtttCACGTAAttggttacaaaatatatatagtATTCTACGGTTATGGTTTGTTTGAAATCGTTAAACCATACAAACCGGTGATGGTTGGTTTGATCAGTCCGATTTTACAGTCGTTTTATAATCTTGTTTTGGTCAGTTTACTAATTGTAATGGACAACATGGCCTTTACTCGAATTTACTCATAAAACTAAATTGTACTGTAGGATTTGGGTTATGTAGCCTTTTAGGGGGATGGAGTCGTTTTGGGAAGGGGATGCGGGGAGTTGGGTTGCCGCATGGGGAAGAGGTGTCGGTGTTGGATCGGTGAGCGGGGAGAGGCTTCGGCGGTGAGTAGTCACTGATGCAGGAAGAGGAGGGAAGGAGGAGAGAGAGGGGAGTTTAATGGTGGATCCCAAGCCCTTCCAACAAATCACAAATTTATCTTCttacttttaaaaaaaatgtttatcactctccatgtgtttgaccattgccaatgattgagtgcaaaatggggagtggaGTGGGGACTTGACATGTCATGATATTATTGGATAGCGAATAATTCAAACACCCTAATACCGATTGACCACTCCCTCCACCcttatatttatatgtttaatTATTTTAGTTGTGTTATACACATGCATGCCCGACCCAGGCTAATGTTAAAGTGGGTGACCGCTCAGGGCCCACTTTCCTGGGGGTACAATTTTTTAAcgctttttaatatatattttaaaacaaATGCCTATAAAACTTAGAAACCAATAATATTTATAACTCAATAAGATTTTTAAACTTATTAACCTATTTAGTTTTGGTCTGATTCAAAGCCATTTTTTATTTAAGCCAACTAACCTTTTGTAACCCAACTAATGCAATTCCCGCGCTTCGTTGCTCGTTTTCAGTCCATATCGGTTTGGTCTGTAACTATACAAGTAACACTAACAATGTGTTTTGGCACATTAAGAAAATCATTAAAAATGAATATGGTACCGGTATCAATGTTATGTTGGTATTGGTTTAGTTTTcaagaaaagaacaaaaataactATATTTGATACGTTCAAATAATTTTATTTTATCCTGGATAAAAATAAGTACGCTGTAACAGATATTCGAAATTTATAGAACATTATATTATTTTAGTAAAATAACGAAGAAGGTAAATTCGTCACTTTAAAAATACTAAATCATAACATAACGTTGATGGCATCTACGCATGTGTTTTGAGCACTTGTAAATTATTATTTACAACTCGGTTTTAAGTATATCATAATGACatatttaaaattttataaaacattgtATCTTAATAGTTATAAGAAAAACATATAATATGTTTAACGTAATTTTAgtataaaaattattataaaaaatttattttaaaaaagtaaaataaaagccacaataaaaaattctaaaaccTTTTCATttgaaataataaaataaaagcaaTAATAAAAAGGCATCTTTAAAACCTTTTCCTTTTAACACTTCACATTAAACCTTATGTTTAAttaattgttattttttttttaaaacgtaAACTTCATTAGAAAACCACCACCCCGAAAACCGGGAGGCCAAACAACAAAAACCAACTACATAATTAGAAATTTACACCAATTTTCCCACGACAAGTTTTTATGCTTCGTTCTGTTCCTAACCCAAACAAACCCAACAGACTTAACCTCACTAAAAATCTTGTCAATCTTGAAAGCTTTGTCTCTAAACCTCGCTTCACTCCTGGCCTTCCACATACACCAACAAGCAATAATAACAATACCTTGAAAAATCGGCTTCTCTTGCTCGTTTAACCCGCAGAACAGGTGGACCTTCAGAAGGTCTTGAAACGATAAAGCGAAGATCTGGGGGACTCGACACCAGCTACTGATCAGGTTCCACATCACATTGGCAGCCAAACATTCCGAAAAGATGTGAGACACTGTTTCCTCTCCTTCATTGCAAAAACCACAGTTCAGCTCTTGGATGTTGACATTTCTTCTCCGAAGAGCATCAACCGTAGGGATTCTATCTATAGCCGCCCGCCACGCAAAAATATTGCACTTAGCGGGAAGCCATTTACACCATTCAAAACTCGAACTGCATCTCGAGCCGCGGCCACTCCGGATGAGATTTTTTACCGATTTGACACTGAAGCATCCCGAGTCGTCTCCCAGCCACCTCCACTTGTCAGCATTGCTAGACAAGGAAACCGATCCTAACAGACTAATAAGCTGATCCAGATCACACGACTCCTGCCCAACAACCAACTGCCTCTTCCACTGCCAAAGGAATCTGACCTGTTCGGAATCTAAGATAATTCGGTCCATAATTTTGCACCTTCGGTTACTTTCAAGAACAAACAATCTAGGGAACAAATCTTTTAACGGCTCACTCGCGATCCACGGATCTAACCAAAAAGTAATACTATCGCCTTTTCCGGGGATCCCTTTAAAAAAACTCCTAAGCGGATTATCTTCAACCTTGGTTCTCGCAATCAACTTAACTATCTTATTCCAAGTTCCTCCCAAACTTTGTTTGGCCGGAATAAAATCCCAATTACGGGCACTATGATGGATCGCAGTAATGACCTTTCGCCATAGATTATCCTCATCCGACTTGTATCGCCAACACCATTTCGCAAGAAGAGCCACATTGATATCTCTGAGTTTACACAATCCCAGCCCACCACTGTCTTTAGGGGTAGCAACGTTATCCCAAGCTACCCAGTGTATTTTATTCCCATCATTCGTGACCCCCCAAAGAAATCGTTTCATCAAACTCTCCAGATCCTGAATAACTTTACATGGAGCTTTATAAAGCGAGAAAAAATAAGAGGGAAGACTTTCTAAAACTGATTTTATAAGCACAAGTCTACCCCCAATAGATAGAGAGTCCGCCTTCCATTTTAAAAGCCTAGCTTCGAAAGCATCGTACACCGGTTTCCAATTGTTGATGTTGCTCATGTTGGCTCCAACCGTTAAACCCAAATATCTAAACGGGAGCGAACCCGCTTTGCACCCGACACTAGCAGCCTTCTCTTCGACTTCCCAACCTTCCACCACAATACCGAACATATCAGATTTGGAGAGGTTGATTTTAAGCCCCGAACACATATAAAAAATACGCAGAATTCTCACAACATTCAACACGTTTACCGTCGACCATTCTCCCAAAATAATGGCATCATCAGCGTATAGGAGATGGGAAAGACAAGGGCCATCGTTCGGGGTTTTAATACCTACCAATAAATCTTCCTCCTTGGCCTTATCCAACATACAAGAAAGAGCCTCCATAACAAGCAAGAAAATGAACGGAGATAAGGGATCTCCTTGCCTCATCCCTTTCCCGCACTTAAATTCGAAAGTAGGGGAACCATTCACCAAAATGGACGATCTCGCCGATTCAAGAATACCCCTAATCCACCTACACCATACCTCCGAAAAACCCATTTGTTAGGATAGTAATTTACTGTACATGTCCTCTACATTTGTTAGGATATATAATTATTCAATTAAAAACTTAATATTTCAAGCCtggttaattaataaaattctttATGGGCGGTGATGGCAAAGATGAAAGACCAAAGACCTATCGATCTATCACGATTACATTCTTAAAGGCTCAATTTTTTTTCTAGTTACAAAGGGAATCCGAATTCTCAGACGACCCTCTACACATAATTCGACCTTACTTGAAATATTATCATTTCTTTATCTGAGTGCATcgtatgtatttttttttatacaaaacGAATCCAAAACCAATAATCAAAAGTAGGGATAAGTATATGATacttggtaccggtaccgaatttttTCGTTACTGAATCGGTACCCACCTTGCAGGATCTTTACCGATTTTTTTAACcaaattttaccttcaaatacttGCACCGTCCCATATCGAACATTTTTAATACGAGTACccatatttaataaatttcaataCCCGTACCAAGTTCATTCCTAGTCAAAAGTTTGGTAGGGTTTAATCATAacaattttgttttaatttattataaTATTGTGAAAAACCATCTAGACGTCTACACCTCCGGCTATTTCAAAACATCCACACACCAGCTGCAGCTCGAGAGCAGGAGGAGATACAAATCGAAGAACAACTCGTCTTACAACAAATCCAGCCAAGATGAGTACCATGAAGTTTTGCCGAGAATGGTACTAATTTTACTTCACTCATTATAATTTTGTTCGTTGAACCCATGACCAccaggtgtttgttgaaatgtcTGACTGattttttcttctttttggcAACGATTTGAACTGGTAGCAACAACATTCTCTACCCTAAGGAAGATAAAGAACAGAAGATCCTCCTCTATGCTTGCCGCAACTGTGATCATCAGGTAAAGATTCTCACTTTCACATCATAGTGCAAACCCTAATTGGGTCTTTTTTTGTTGTCTTTTTGTGTATCTTGAAGGTGGTGTGTTTGTAGCTTAAACAAGCCAAAAGGGGTCTCATCAGGAACGATATTTTCATCAGTTTTGAAATGTGTTGGATTGTAAAGCTAGCTTAGTCATTGTTGTAAAAATCGGGACTAGTCGGCCATTAATCGCCAATCGGCCGGTCACTGAGTAAtttttcgttaatcggtccactaatTGGTAGTCGGCAGGCAAAAATCGGTGATTCCTGCGATTAATCCTGTATACTTAAAAAATGGGTCGAGAAGGGGTTAAAACTTGTCTACTTTACATATTTATCATTTATGTATTAAAATGTGTGTGTATTAAACTGAAAATTACATTTAAAAATCCCAATCCGGTTAATTCAGATTAATTGCTAGTCGGTACCCCACCggccgactagcgcctagcgatttACAACCATGAGCTTAGTTGGTTTGATTGTAAATCTTTTGTACAGACCCCATACTGGAAAAGTGTGAGTGGTTACTGGTTAGAGGGGCATTGGGGGTATGGagtttttaacttattttttggATTTAAAAAACGCGAGGTGTGAGGCCAGAAGCCAGAAGCGTTGCTCTATGTATAACCGAATAAGCTTTATATACAACCAGAAGCTGCATCTCTCTCATCATTTTACATATCAACCTTTTTATTCAGTAAACCCTTCATAATTTCTCCATCCCTTTGGTTGTTTTACATATCAACCTCCTACATACCCAAACTTTGACCAAATTTGACCCACATGTGCATGAGGGGCCACCTCAAGGCGCTGAGGCGTTTTCCACAGCCTCGCGCCCCCCCTGAGGCATgcttttttttaaaaccaaaactCTGCATATTAAATTTGGTCTCAGTTAGATAAAGTATTGAATCTTGATTCAGAAACAATTACCTGTGCCAGTTTATAGGACACCAATGGTTATTTACTTAATTCTAGTTTGTGTGAGAAGTTGAAGAACTGAAAGGTGTAATGATCTCGTTATTAGTGAGCCATAGAGATCTAGATCCTTTATGTTTCTGTTACGAAACAATTTGGTAATCACGAATTCAAGATCGATAAAGAGAAAGGAAGAAGAAAACACAGAGAGAAGAAGGGAATATCCCAAATCAATTCATCGATAACCTCTATTCCGTTCATGGTCTGTTGATGTAAACAACCTAATTAACAACTAACCAAGAACACCCTATACTATACAACAATTACATTTTGCCCCCTCTACTTATTTTGACACGTATCAATACTTCCCTCCTATAAAACTTTTGACCTCAAAAGTACAACATAACAAACCAAACTCATTAATCAGAAGTGTCAAAAACAAAAGAGAAAGCTAGACCACCAAACCCCTGCTCAACTTCGTGTTTGTGGCACCCAACCTTTGTTGACTCAAAAGCACCTTGGAGTCTAATTCCATCCAGCCCTCAAGAGGCTCAAACTCATGTTTCTTTGTAGTATAAGGATCAGGTAGGCATGATTGTTTATCATCCAATCTCCCATTGATTTTAAAACCGCCACAAAACACTTCATAGCTTCTAGTTTCATGGTAATATTAGTTATAAGGGTTGATGCACTATTCTTCAGCAAAGACAAGCATATGTACTGCTTAATGTTGTCAGCATACTCACGCTAGAGACCCCTTGTTCTTTTTTATTGCAATCACAGCATGAAAGTTCAGTATTTTTTTCTATATAACAACAGCCCCTTATGATAACAATGAGAAACATCAGTTTTGCTTTCCATCTGTGCCATATGTACCCTTCTGCCTTCCCTTCCAAACAAAAACAATCCATGAACATTATGGAAAACAACCATTTAGATTTCCATTTGTGCCACGTATGcaccatatttttcttttttagtaCAACCTGATCCATAGCACATAATTTCTGTGAAAACCTGAATTCCTCCATCGTATCAGCAGCTTTACTTTCCCATTCAAAGACACTGAATGTCAAACCACTTGATTCCTTGTCTGGGTCCCTTTTTATTTTACTACTAAGTTTCTCAAGTATGTCAAAAACCCCTTCCATACCCCTAGCTTGAATTGAAGAATCCGTTTTACACAGATTAAATGATTCTTgatagggctgtaaatgaaccgaacgttcagcaaacagttcgtgaaccgttcggcgggaagttcgtttatgttcgttcgtttaataaacgaacgaacatgaaaaaaaaatttcgttcgattagttaaatgaacgaacatgaacagaggtctcgttcgttcggttgtgttcgtgaacgtttggtaaggtgttcgtgaacgcgttcatgaacattcgttgatttgcgttcgtttatgttcgtatgtttatgttttaattgaagatctttgtacttacATATATTTTATGTGtgctttttatattattaaacttttatttattttattaccctaacaattaaactaggaaaccctttTTCGCGTTGTTTATGCActatttccctttcatttctcattatttatatcggcgaatacgatcgacccccgttccacaataagggatttaagttcgagtgctactctctgggccatctatctttatccttcatcgcgttcgccaaatttatttgtgttcgtgaaccgttcgcgaacacgctcatttccttaatgaacgaacacgaacataaaatctcgttcggtaagtgttcatgaaccgttcatgaacacatttatttccttaacgaacgaacacgaacaagggcttgttcgtgttcgttcggttcgtttacagccctaattctTGAACATGAATTTTAACTTCAAAAGTGTTAAACGAATCATCCAAATTTTCTGGAATCTTTTCATGAAAAAATTTAGGTGTTTCATTAAGGTTTCCTTGGATATCATTCTCATTTTCAGATTTGTCCATAATTTGAGTCTCAGTTTCACCACTAAaattttcaagcatttcatcgaacaccttgtGGACAATTCCATCATACACCTTATCTTCATTACTAACTTCATTATTTTCCATTATTTCATTGATACTTTTCCTAAAATCAAACACCAAATCCTTTATGTATAATGACGACTCAGGATCATAAGGAGATAGTGTATCACTCAGTTTATTTGCATCCAATTTCAAAGCTAAAGAAATGTAGTCTTTCACATTGTGAAAACTATATTGATGCCATGTTATGAAAACATCTCTAATTTCTGGTTCAAGACCATCAATAAAGAGGTATATAGCATAACATTCACTAATTTCTTCAGAACTTTTAACCTGATTTAACAAAAATTCGAATTCCTCACAATAGTTCTTAACCGTACCTTCTTGCCTTAGTCCCATAATCTCTTCCTCTGCTAATTCCATCGTCAATTTGTTGCTGCTGCTCTGAATCATCAAATTTGATTAATGCCCGTTGTTCTCAAATCAATTGCTGAATTATCTTTTGTTCTTGAATCGCCGGTGATTTGCTGTTGATACGAATCACCGGTATATCTTGATTGTTGCTATAAGGAATCCTTTTGTTGCCCTAACTTTGATTGTTGCTGAAGAAATTCGAACCCTAACCCACGGTCGAGAGGAAAggaagctctgataccattccTGTTACTCGTATCTGATAATTGTTAAATCCAAATGACCCCCAAAGCTCCGTTTTTGTTTTCTGTTTTacattaaaaaaatgttttaggCATTATTGATGTATCCTTAAATACAAAAATTTCTAGGAAAAACTATATATATCAACGGTTAATTAAGCCATAAATAATTGCTGAAATACAAGCAACTATTCACCCCATCATACTGTCTACTTGTTTTTGTTGACGTGCTATTAGTTATTTTAATTTGGCGGATGCAATTAATAATAGATCTTGAATAACAATTCGACTCACACGTACACACACACAGGAAGTTGCAGATAACAACTGTGTGTACAGAAACGAGATACACCATGCTGTGGGGGAACGGACTCAAGTTTTGCAGGATGTTGCTGCGGATCCAACCCTTCCACGTACAAAATCAGTTAGGTGTGCTCAATGTGGTCATGGAGAAGCTGTTTTCTTTCAGGTAATCTTTTCTGTACCAAATATCAACCAGTTGCCTGCTTCCGTTTTTACTGCATGCATGCATGCTAACTAGAGGCCGCCAAATGAGTGAGCAATATTAAAGTTTATTGTATATTTAAATTAGTGTGTCAAatgtgattacggaaatcatattaTATCAGTATCTATTGATTTATGCTTGCAATAAAATGATTCGGGGAACTTATTAATAAAAGATACACTATCTGTAACCTTCAACTTGTTTCATGTTTATCCTTCCTTTTTTTTACCTGTTTGGGATAAAACATAACCCAAATACACACATTTTATAAGTAAATGGTTCCAAATTGTCACCTCTGCCAAAATGTAATATCATTATATCAGTAGCGTTATCATTCTTCTAGAGCTTTAATCTGGTTTTAAAACACCCGATGTTTTTTGGTAGCCTATGTAATTTATTTTAAAACACCCGATGTTTTTTGGTAGCCTAtgtaagagtaaattacaaaaatcgtgctttatgtatgtcacttattgcaaactgtgtcctttgtcttcaataattacagaaaatgtatactcgatgtttgcaaacccttacaagttatgtcctttagccctaacttagttaattttgtggttaaatcttaccaaatggaccccacatgagggtattttggtcattttactctcatgtgaggTCCATTTGTTTAGATTTATCtacaaaataccctcatgtgcggtccatttggtcagatttaaccacaaaaattaactgagttagggctaaaggacataacttgcaagggtttgcaaacatcgagtacgttttctgtaattattgaagacaaaggacacagtttgcaataagtgacatacataaaggacgattttgtAATTTACTCCCTATGTAATTTATTAAAGTTGATTGCATAAAATCCCaagaaaaaagaaaattattgtGGTTTTCATAACAGTGTTCCATTTAATCATATAGTTTGTACACGTTTCATAAAGTGATTCGAATCTATTTGTTACTGTTGTTACATAATGACCTAAGGTACAAAATGGAGAAAATTTAAGGTTTGCTATTCTGGCTCATTTACATATAATTAGTTAGCAAACTTGATTACTATTCTATGAATTTTCCCTTTCTGATCGCATCTACATTTTTCTAAAAAATGGACAAGTGTTTATTGTGGGTCAACCGAACCTGTTTGACCTGTAAACTGTTTTTATTTGTCAGGCAACTGCTAGAGGCGAAGAAGGTATGACATTGTTTTTCGTGTGCTGCAACCCCAACTGTGGCCATCGAT belongs to Helianthus annuus cultivar XRQ/B chromosome 5, HanXRQr2.0-SUNRISE, whole genome shotgun sequence and includes:
- the LOC110940968 gene encoding DNA-directed RNA polymerases II, IV and V subunit 9A, translated to MSTMKFCRECNNILYPKEDKEQKILLYACRNCDHQEVADNNCVYRNEIHHAVGERTQVLQDVAADPTLPRTKSVRCAQCGHGEAVFFQATARGEEGMTLFFVCCNPNCGHRWRD